From Sphingomonas nostoxanthinifaciens, a single genomic window includes:
- a CDS encoding NAD(P)/FAD-dependent oxidoreductase: MSIRVDVLVIGAGLVGAATAWHCARAGATVLVADAAHANAGASGQNAGSLHFQIERRFLENGERLAEDASRITALSRLAIDDWDGLEMALDADLHVRREGGLMVAELPEELALLETKVVREQEAGLRTRLIDGDEARRIAPYLSPDIIAAAFLPDEGHADPRAVTPAFLRAARMLGAEVAYDAPVQAIRKRQRFEVELSGETVIADRIMIAAGAWSPRIAALANLHLPLFPVGLTMNATERVAPIVPHLVQHVGRRLSLKQTHAGNILIGGGWPSRLRLGADGAFDPGLRPDPLPASRDGNFRAAIATVPAIADMNLLRSWTGVTAISADQLPIVGEMQRMPGLFVAAGGSAFTLGPTFARLAARQMLEWDRAEADEELAIIAPARFEHLNGFMG; the protein is encoded by the coding sequence ATGAGCATCCGCGTCGACGTGCTGGTGATCGGTGCCGGGCTCGTCGGCGCCGCAACCGCCTGGCATTGCGCGCGCGCCGGTGCGACTGTGCTGGTGGCCGACGCCGCCCACGCCAATGCGGGCGCGTCGGGCCAGAATGCCGGTTCGCTCCACTTCCAGATCGAGCGCCGCTTCCTCGAGAATGGCGAGCGGCTGGCCGAGGACGCATCGCGGATCACGGCACTCAGCCGCCTCGCCATCGACGATTGGGATGGACTGGAGATGGCGCTCGACGCCGATCTCCACGTCCGGCGCGAGGGCGGCCTGATGGTTGCGGAATTGCCCGAGGAACTCGCGCTGCTCGAAACCAAGGTGGTGCGCGAGCAGGAAGCGGGCCTGCGCACCCGATTGATCGACGGCGACGAGGCCCGGCGGATCGCGCCTTATCTGAGCCCGGATATCATCGCCGCCGCTTTCCTGCCCGACGAGGGCCATGCCGATCCGCGCGCGGTGACGCCCGCTTTCCTGCGCGCCGCGCGCATGCTGGGCGCGGAGGTGGCCTATGACGCGCCGGTGCAGGCGATCCGCAAGCGCCAGCGCTTTGAGGTGGAGCTGTCGGGCGAGACGGTGATCGCCGATCGGATCATGATCGCCGCCGGAGCGTGGAGCCCGCGCATCGCCGCGCTCGCCAATCTGCACCTGCCTTTATTCCCGGTGGGGCTGACGATGAACGCGACCGAGCGGGTCGCGCCGATCGTGCCGCACCTGGTGCAGCATGTCGGGCGGCGGCTGTCGCTGAAGCAAACGCATGCCGGCAACATCCTGATCGGCGGCGGCTGGCCGTCGCGGTTGCGGCTGGGGGCGGACGGCGCGTTCGATCCGGGGTTGCGGCCCGATCCGCTGCCGGCTTCGCGCGACGGCAATTTCCGCGCCGCCATCGCCACCGTGCCCGCGATCGCCGACATGAACCTGCTGCGGAGCTGGACCGGCGTCACCGCCATTTCGGCAGACCAGTTGCCGATCGTGGGCGAGATGCAGCGCATGCCCGGCCTGTTCGTCGCGGCCGGCGGCTCGGCTTTCACGCTCGGCCCGACCTTCGCGCGGCTGGCGGCGCGGCAGATGCTGGAGTGGGACCGCGCCGAGGCCGACGAGGAACTGGCGATCATCGCGCCCGCGCGCTTCGAGCATCTCAACGGGTTCATGGGATGA
- a CDS encoding sodium:solute symporter family protein has product MIVFVAGLVLLATMAGAIIYGRRQARAQSVEEWAIGGRRLGLLIFWFVNAGEIYTTFAVLGISGFAWAYGAPAYLSFTSVSLASAVAYWLMPRVWAAGRRDGLVTQADFFATRYYAPWLGVVVAIAGLFATIVYVEVQLTALSLVLQLTVGAGAGKTLSVILAAVLMLAFVFLAGLRSAAFAAGVKDVLMILLVVALSLTVAGRMGATSLFDVFARAEALRPGIGAFPGAQPAAGLSTTWFITSALNVAASTWFFPHMFQLSYAASGPRALRQNAIWQPLYSLSYFFIILLGFAVLVAGVQPPAGDPNAALLTFVAQRYPAWLVGLMAGTACLLALVPGSVLLMTSGTIFARNIVAPLTGRHGDDLRISRLSMIGFAAIAVYLTLGASQSIVKVGLSAYASIGMLAPGAVLALIWPQRARASGVLAGLAVGYCALLLPAAQALWKILLPEWEPGLIALALNLATVLLVGLAAPRAAGQPAGA; this is encoded by the coding sequence ATGATCGTGTTCGTCGCCGGGCTTGTGCTGCTCGCCACGATGGCGGGCGCGATCATTTATGGCCGCCGGCAGGCGCGCGCGCAGTCGGTCGAGGAGTGGGCGATCGGCGGGCGGCGACTGGGCCTGTTGATCTTCTGGTTCGTCAATGCGGGCGAAATCTACACGACCTTCGCCGTGCTCGGCATCTCCGGCTTCGCCTGGGCTTATGGCGCGCCGGCCTATCTGTCGTTCACCTCGGTCTCGCTCGCGTCTGCGGTCGCTTACTGGCTGATGCCGCGCGTGTGGGCGGCGGGGCGGCGCGACGGGCTCGTCACGCAGGCGGATTTCTTCGCGACGCGCTACTATGCGCCGTGGCTGGGCGTGGTGGTCGCCATCGCCGGGCTGTTCGCGACGATCGTCTATGTCGAGGTGCAACTGACCGCGTTGAGCCTTGTCCTCCAGCTGACCGTCGGGGCGGGGGCGGGCAAGACGCTGAGCGTGATCCTCGCCGCCGTGCTGATGCTGGCGTTTGTGTTCCTCGCCGGGCTACGCTCGGCGGCGTTCGCGGCGGGGGTGAAGGACGTGCTGATGATCCTGCTGGTGGTGGCACTCAGCCTGACCGTCGCCGGGCGGATGGGCGCGACATCGTTGTTCGACGTGTTCGCGCGGGCAGAGGCGCTGCGGCCGGGCATCGGCGCATTTCCCGGTGCGCAGCCGGCGGCGGGGCTGTCGACCACGTGGTTCATCACCTCGGCGCTCAACGTGGCGGCGAGCACGTGGTTCTTCCCGCACATGTTCCAGCTGAGCTACGCCGCATCCGGCCCGCGCGCGCTGCGGCAGAATGCGATCTGGCAGCCGCTCTATTCGCTCTCTTATTTCTTCATCATCCTGCTCGGTTTCGCGGTGCTGGTGGCGGGCGTGCAACCGCCGGCCGGCGACCCCAATGCCGCATTGCTGACCTTCGTCGCGCAGCGTTATCCTGCATGGCTGGTCGGGCTGATGGCGGGCACCGCCTGCCTGCTCGCACTCGTGCCGGGGTCGGTGCTGCTGATGACCTCGGGCACGATCTTCGCGCGCAACATCGTCGCGCCGCTTACCGGGCGGCATGGCGACGATCTGCGCATCTCGCGCCTGTCGATGATCGGCTTCGCTGCGATCGCCGTCTATCTGACGCTCGGCGCGAGCCAGTCGATCGTGAAGGTCGGCCTGTCGGCCTATGCCTCGATCGGGATGCTCGCGCCGGGGGCGGTGCTGGCGCTGATCTGGCCGCAGCGTGCGCGCGCATCGGGCGTGCTGGCGGGGCTCGCCGTCGGCTATTGCGCGCTGCTGCTGCCGGCGGCGCAGGCCTTGTGGAAAATATTGTTGCCCGAGTGGGAGCCGGGGTTGATCGCGCTCGCGCTCAACCTCGCCACCGTGTTGCTCGTCGGCCTTGCAGCCCCGCGCGCGGCGGGCCAGCCGGCAGGGGCATGA
- a CDS encoding DUF3311 domain-containing protein: MAEARPARRHRLVLLLPFVWQLALAPVANGVTWRPLGLPFQMVWQMAGVLVASAAIAWVFGRDEAAGIDADDAA, from the coding sequence ATGGCGGAGGCGCGGCCCGCCCGCCGACATCGTCTCGTCCTGCTGCTGCCGTTCGTCTGGCAGCTCGCGCTCGCCCCGGTCGCCAACGGCGTGACCTGGCGCCCGTTGGGGCTGCCGTTCCAGATGGTGTGGCAGATGGCGGGCGTGCTCGTCGCTTCGGCCGCGATCGCGTGGGTGTTCGGGCGCGACGAAGCGGCGGGCATCGACGCGGATGACGCGGCATGA
- a CDS encoding DUF885 domain-containing protein: MEQGTGVTRRQAVALAGAALVARPAFAAVNDDAGRLHALLDRASKAEEARAPLSATRRAPAFVDPLADDYARALGAERAADAAALKGIDRTRLDVGDRIAFDVFGYQTKRSQEFVSSGAFDVARRAPLDPSFGLQVEFPDFVAATAPFKTNADYEAGLQRLDGFAGYLDETIVRLREGLARGQVQNRVVVKAVLAEVDAVLAQPVEQSPFYAAVTKLPTDMPAAERARLTAAYRAAITGKVLPGYARWRSFLNDTYAPRATEAPGRWAMKDGALLYAAELQRHTTTTTPADAIHQLGLSEVARILGEMERAKAATGFAGDLHAFFDYIRTDPRFYCKTPEELLGRFKAIEAKIWLSIPKLFAHRPKAPFSVQPLPTLGGQRGTGYYRPGPPDGVTPGVLYFNMAMLGTRPIPTLETLTLHEGIPGHHFQINLVRENMKLPDYLRLRQGENFTAYTEGWGLYSESLGRELGMFGDPYQWFGHLDMEMLRAVRLVVDTGIHAQRWDRQRAIDYMLANTSMAPHDVAVEIDRYIAAPGQACAYKMGELKLRALRERATTALGGRFDIRDYHDQVLGTGALPLQVLEAKIDGWIKAGGGPAYSGF, translated from the coding sequence ATGGAACAAGGCACGGGCGTCACACGGCGGCAGGCAGTGGCTTTGGCGGGCGCGGCATTGGTCGCGCGGCCGGCATTTGCGGCGGTAAACGACGATGCGGGCCGGCTGCACGCCTTGCTCGATCGTGCATCGAAGGCCGAGGAAGCCCGCGCGCCGCTCTCGGCCACGCGCCGCGCGCCGGCGTTCGTCGATCCGCTTGCCGACGACTACGCCCGCGCGCTGGGCGCTGAGCGCGCGGCCGACGCAGCGGCGCTGAAGGGGATCGATCGGACGCGGCTCGATGTCGGCGACCGCATCGCCTTCGACGTGTTCGGCTATCAGACCAAACGCTCGCAAGAATTTGTCAGCAGCGGCGCTTTCGATGTGGCGCGCCGCGCGCCGCTCGATCCGTCGTTCGGGCTGCAGGTCGAGTTTCCGGACTTCGTCGCCGCCACCGCGCCGTTCAAGACGAATGCCGATTACGAGGCGGGGCTGCAACGCCTCGACGGTTTCGCCGGCTATCTCGACGAGACGATCGTGCGGTTGCGCGAGGGGCTGGCGCGCGGCCAGGTGCAGAACCGGGTGGTGGTGAAGGCGGTGCTAGCCGAGGTCGACGCCGTGCTCGCCCAGCCGGTCGAGCAGAGCCCGTTCTATGCGGCGGTGACGAAGCTACCGACGGACATGCCGGCCGCCGAACGCGCCCGGCTGACGGCGGCCTATCGCGCGGCGATCACCGGCAAGGTGCTGCCCGGCTATGCCCGCTGGCGCAGCTTCCTCAACGACACCTACGCCCCGCGCGCGACCGAGGCGCCGGGCCGCTGGGCGATGAAGGACGGCGCGTTGCTCTACGCCGCCGAGCTTCAGCGCCATACGACCACCACCACGCCCGCCGACGCGATCCACCAGCTCGGCCTGTCGGAGGTCGCGCGCATCCTCGGCGAGATGGAGCGGGCCAAGGCCGCGACCGGCTTCGCCGGCGATCTCCACGCTTTCTTCGACTATATCCGCACCGATCCGCGCTTCTACTGCAAGACGCCGGAGGAATTGCTCGGCCGCTTCAAGGCGATCGAGGCGAAGATCTGGCTGTCGATCCCCAAGCTGTTCGCGCACCGCCCCAAGGCGCCGTTCAGCGTCCAGCCGCTGCCGACCCTGGGCGGCCAGCGCGGCACCGGCTATTACCGGCCGGGGCCGCCCGATGGCGTGACGCCGGGCGTCCTCTATTTCAACATGGCGATGTTGGGCACGCGGCCGATCCCGACGCTGGAGACGCTGACGCTGCACGAGGGCATTCCGGGCCACCACTTCCAGATCAATCTGGTGCGCGAGAATATGAAGCTGCCCGATTATCTGCGCCTGCGCCAGGGCGAGAACTTCACCGCTTATACCGAGGGGTGGGGGCTCTATTCGGAATCGCTCGGCCGCGAACTGGGCATGTTCGGCGATCCGTATCAGTGGTTCGGCCATCTCGACATGGAGATGCTGCGCGCGGTGCGGCTGGTGGTCGACACCGGCATCCACGCGCAACGCTGGGATCGGCAGCGCGCGATCGATTATATGCTCGCCAACACCTCGATGGCGCCGCACGATGTGGCGGTGGAGATCGACCGTTACATCGCCGCGCCGGGGCAGGCCTGCGCCTACAAGATGGGCGAACTGAAGCTGCGCGCGCTGCGCGAGCGCGCCACCACGGCGCTGGGCGGCCGGTTCGACATACGCGACTATCACGATCAGGTGCTCGGCACCGGCGCGCTGCCGCTGCAGGTGCTGGAGGCGAAGATCGACGGCTGGATCAAGGCGGGCGGCGGCCCGGCATATTCGGGCTTCTGA
- a CDS encoding amidohydrolase family protein codes for MGLFARLILASSALAFPVAVAAQPAPPSIVALVGGTVVDVDTGRETPNATVLVQDGKIAAVGPGSSVAVPAGAQTVSVRGKWLVPGLMNTHVHLGLKLPGAAGAALAEETDPEEVLRMADNARRSLLSGVTTVRLVGEDHGNDFVLRRAIDSGEVIGPRIKASGEVIVPTGGHGSWEADGPYALAKAVREQIKRGADWIKIAISGGIADTHGSISAAPMTDEEMSVLIEVAHRNGIPVTAHNGSNEAAAQALKFGINCFEHGYHLNEATLKEMKAKGVWLVPTMVVSQPGAREFYKKIGSPDWYLARVDSTGKDHWAMLQNAIRIGVKIALGTDQMPYEPNGGTTATVAEAELYQKAGMTPLQALQAATIRSAELLKMEDQTGRLQPGKFADIVAVGADPVKDISALRTISLVMKAGRVVRDDDTGRLAE; via the coding sequence ATGGGGCTTTTTGCTCGGCTCATCCTCGCGAGCAGCGCGCTCGCCTTTCCCGTGGCGGTCGCCGCGCAGCCTGCACCGCCGTCGATTGTCGCATTGGTCGGCGGCACGGTGGTCGATGTCGATACCGGACGCGAGACGCCGAACGCGACCGTGCTGGTGCAGGACGGCAAGATCGCCGCCGTCGGCCCCGGCAGCAGCGTCGCCGTCCCGGCGGGTGCCCAGACCGTATCGGTGCGCGGCAAGTGGCTGGTCCCCGGCCTGATGAATACGCACGTCCATCTGGGTCTCAAGCTGCCTGGCGCGGCCGGCGCGGCGCTCGCCGAAGAGACCGACCCTGAAGAGGTGCTGCGCATGGCGGACAATGCCCGCCGCTCGCTTCTCTCGGGTGTCACCACGGTGCGGCTGGTCGGCGAGGATCATGGCAACGACTTCGTGTTGCGCCGCGCGATCGACAGCGGCGAGGTGATCGGGCCGCGCATCAAGGCATCGGGCGAGGTGATCGTACCGACCGGCGGCCATGGATCGTGGGAGGCGGACGGCCCCTATGCGCTCGCCAAGGCGGTACGCGAACAGATCAAGCGCGGCGCCGACTGGATCAAGATCGCCATTTCCGGCGGCATCGCCGACACGCATGGCAGCATCTCTGCCGCGCCGATGACCGACGAGGAGATGTCGGTCCTGATCGAGGTGGCGCACCGCAACGGCATTCCGGTGACGGCGCATAACGGCTCGAACGAGGCGGCCGCGCAGGCGCTCAAGTTCGGCATCAACTGCTTCGAGCATGGCTATCACCTCAACGAAGCGACGTTGAAGGAGATGAAGGCCAAGGGCGTGTGGCTGGTGCCGACGATGGTCGTCAGCCAGCCCGGTGCGCGCGAATTCTACAAGAAGATCGGCTCGCCCGATTGGTACCTCGCCCGCGTCGACAGCACCGGCAAGGATCACTGGGCGATGCTGCAGAATGCGATCCGGATCGGCGTGAAGATCGCGCTCGGCACCGATCAGATGCCGTATGAGCCGAACGGCGGCACCACCGCCACCGTCGCCGAGGCCGAACTCTATCAGAAAGCCGGCATGACCCCGCTGCAGGCGCTGCAAGCGGCGACGATCCGCTCCGCCGAGCTGCTCAAGATGGAGGATCAGACCGGGCGCCTCCAGCCCGGCAAGTTCGCCGACATCGTCGCCGTCGGCGCCGATCCGGTGAAGGATATTTCGGCACTGCGGACGATCAGCCTGGTGATGAAGGCCGGTCGGGTGGTGCGCGACGACGATACCGGCCGGCTGGCCGAATGA